A genome region from Brassica oleracea var. oleracea cultivar TO1000 chromosome C2, BOL, whole genome shotgun sequence includes the following:
- the LOC106326378 gene encoding uncharacterized protein LOC106326378 → MATSAFSSRGAQTMNTMLVKPMLRKSIHKNTASHDIVREAMKTDGASVGEAEIKTMRGFNVARETTSFSESSWVPHEATGIYYPKGQEKVMQDVPPPPAGSHVYDLVNWFS, encoded by the exons ATGGCAACTTCCGCCTTCTCGTCTCGTGGTGCACAAACGATGAACACCATGCTCGTCAA ACCGATGCTTAGGAAATCTATCCACAAGAACACTGCATCGCACGACATAGTAAGGGAGGCGATGAAGACTGATGGCGCCAGCGTCGGAGAGGCTGAGATCAAGACGATGAGAGGTTTCAACGTCGCCAGAGAGACGACATCGTTTTCAGAGAGTAGTTGGGTCCCACATGAAGCCACGGGAATATACTATCCAAAGGGACAAGAGAAGGTCATGCAAGATGTGCCTCCTCCTCCAGCTGGTAGCCATGTGTACGATCTCGTTAACTGGTTCTCTTGA